DNA sequence from the Oryza brachyantha chromosome 5, ObraRS2, whole genome shotgun sequence genome:
TTTGTTTGTATTGGGCCCGCTCCTTGGGTGCATATATAGTCCTCCAACACCTTAGAATCTTTGCTAAACgcaaatgtatatatatagtatgtaTTGGCAATCCTGCATGGCATGAGGTACCCAATTGTACATGTTCCCGTCCTATCATCCTAGTGGAATGAGAACTATTTGGTTTTGGATTAGCGCATGGGAAATCGGGTGTCCTCTCTCACtttgtttgtttccttttataACGCTGGTGAAGATCAGGGGCTTATCTTGTAGTAATTAGTTCTAAAGATTGATTCTACTGATCACACAATAAACtctatctcttatttttttaattgttaaaattTACCTCTTATGTTTATTTCGTGTTAGAGGATGATATTATGaatatttctctctttctaATTGCAATCGTATATAATCAATAAAATCCACAACATCCAGCACCTCCTGTATGGTGCCCTTGTTGGCATGATCCGGATCAATGGGAGGAGGGCTGAGAATATGGGGAGTTGTGTCAGCATATCCACCAAGTTAATTTGGTCAAATTCATCGGCTGTCCCATCGCACCATCAGTCGGAATGCGATCATCGATAGAACATTTTCAAAATGCGGCTAGTTAACATTAACAAGATCAAAGCCCTTAGGCCACGTTTGATATATAGggtgataagttaatttattcggcacgaaaaacataataatagattagtacatgattaattaattactaattattaaaaaatataaaatatattaatatgattttttaaaacaacgttctatagaaattttttgtaaaaaatacaccgtttagcagtctGAGAAGTATGCGCGCAAAAAACAaggaggataagttaactaaccaGCACCAGCGAACCCGGCCCAACTCTGCTTGACTCACGAGCTACTTCATTAAGCTCGTTAGACTTGTTAACAAGCTATAACATATTTAAATGATCTCTATACTTTACAAATTTACCATTTCACCATatattaagataaaaatagacACTGACTAATAAATTACTCACTAAACAAAATAGTTTGGATATGAGTATAACACAAAGCACTGGTTAATAAactactaaatatataaatacatagtGAAATTTTGTACTGACAAGCTAAACGGGCAGCTCATGCATGTGCTGGTTTGTTAACTCACAAGCTAGTAACTTAACTCAACTTGACTCATTAAGACTATATATTCAAGTCAATCCAAGCCACAAGCTACGAATTTTTTGCAACCCCTAGTCAAACCTGAAGAATTCTAACTTAAAACAAACATAACAACTTGCTAATCCcattttttgcatttgcatatgcttataagcgaatatttaaagtttaaaccttaaatgtggagttaattttaaggtcttttcatccatatatatttatttccagctttggcttttagtcaatatgaacacgtatatataagttttactcGCAAATTATTCTCCGTTTGTTAATATGTCATTtgcccttttcttttgaaaacgCAAAAGATGAACCCCTacatgaaacagagggaatagATAATTAGACTTCATGTGACATTGTATTAGACGTGGATTTATGTCATGTCTAAATCTTAGATCTGCAGCTCATGGTAAGATGATAGTAggtgaaatttttattttatgtttaacctttttattttaaagctAAACCTACCAAAACTTATTTGTTGatttgaacatttttttaaccatgcCTCCCTGCCTGTGTGACCAAAATAAATGTCAGATCGGTGTAAATGGTATGATAAAGTTATTGGGCAAGCATGGTAGAAGAACATTGCCATGCTAACTCCTCGTTGCACGATAGTGTTATTTGACCATACTAATTGAGGTAACATGGTTAAAAGGCTCAGTTATGAAAATAAGCTTGGAagggtttagttttaaaattaaaaactaaaagttTCACAAAGTTAATAAAAATCTCGTGAGTGGGATGGGTGTGTATACATCCAAGTGTGGTAATACCAACAACTAACATGTTTCTTCCTGCGAGAAGAGTAAGAACTAAGTCGAAACAGACGAATACAGGACGACATCTTGATCGATTAATTCCATCATTGTTTAGACTGAGATGAAGACAACAAGCTTGCTCAATGGTACATAGATCGACAATTCTTGTACCACTCTCAACCACGTGCTATTACTTATTATAATCGCATCTAACAACAGCTAGTAGTTGAACGAAATAAAGGATAGACCTTGAAGACTATCAGAAACGCAGTTCATGACAAGCATCAAGATCGATGAAGAGCACGTGTGACTAGAATTCATGGCAGCTCGTCACCGATGgccaccggcgccggtggcgatCGATGACCTAGCCGATGTAGTACAGCGGGTCGGGCAGCTTGAAGGTGCGGGCGCCCTCCGGCTCGCCGAGGATGTCGCTCCACTGGTCGCCGATGTTGCCGACGATGATGAAGCCGGAGTCCTTCAGCTTCTGCCGCTGGCCGGACTTGTACGCCACCGCGGGCGCGTGgagcccgccggcggcgccgtgcaccgccggcTTGAGCAGCAGCTTCTCCCACCCGGAGTACCCTTGCTTGCGGAGgttggcgacggtgacggcccTCTGGTCCTCGGTGCGGCCCGTCAGGAACACCGGCTTGACGCCGATCTCGAGCAGCCGCCGGTACAGCCGCCTCGTCTCCGGCAGCGCCGgcgcgctcccctccgccacgTACTCGCGGAAGCTCGTATCGTTGTACGGCGTAACCCTGCCAGTGGATTAATTAGTGAAAAATCATTAATCAACACAGCTATGTATAATCGCGTGCATCGCTTAGCAAACTTTACTCGATTAATCACTAATCACTAGTTTGAGAGATCATTACAAATAAAGCACAATCtttggataaatatataatatttagtaGCTTTCACTCGATTCATCTAtcgataaatatatactacctccgtcccataataacctcatttttcgtttttccgtgttcaacgtttgaccattcgtcttatttgaatttttttgtaattaatatttttattattactagataataaaatatgaatagtattttatatatgactaatttttttaggtttttgcacaaattttttaaataagacgaattgtcaaacgttgaacacggaaaaacgaaaaatgaggttattatgggacggaggcagtataatctgataagaagAATGTGTGAATATTTTTAGTACATGTTACCTACCTAGTTGTAGGGCTATTGCTAGATCATATGGTTAGTAGTAGGGCTATTGCTAGATCATATACTTACTTCCTAGTTTATTACTCACTCTGTCCCGAAACAAATCagctttttaatttttagatataatgtttggctcttcgttttatttaaaaagtttacgattataattttatttttattagataataaaacacgaatagtattttatatatgactaatttttctttaaaatttctagaattttttcaaataagacgaatggtcaaacgcttgACACAGAAACCAAAAGGTTGGTTTTTttgggatagagggagtacgaCACAGAAACcaaaaagttggtttttttgggacagagggagtacgtgCTATACTATTGCCCATCTCTAGAATATTTGTGAAGTACTGTCTCcatctctaaatatttaagaCCATTGAGTTTTTAAtatacatttgaccattcgtcttattcaaaaatttacataattactaattatttttatatcattttatttattgttaagtatacttttatgcatatatataactttacatattttaagaattaaataagacgaatggtcaaacggtcaacggcgtcaaacatttagggacagaaGGAGTATATGTTTATGCTCGCCGGATCCACTACTCCACATCTATGTGATAATTAAACTTTGGATTGGATGTATGacagataaaaatatgtactacTCGTACCAATCAGCAGCAgatcttatatatttatagtgtccatatgcatcatgcatggctCCGTTCAAAACTAATTATTTCTAGCTTATTTGACAAAGGATTAGGTGGAGAAGAGAAGACTGCGACATCCCTTAATAAATGGGAAATACATAGGGTCAGACCGTAAGATGGGgatgaaatgaaaataattttgaatgatACGTGATCGATGATTAAGTTGTATTGTGAAAGtataaaaatgcttatatttggtagaaaattcaaatctcagaaatatttatattttggaacagatggagtatttgATATACctcctccgttctaaaatataattattttttagattaaaCTTTATGctacaatataagcatttatgtataaattctTATGATTCCAATCATTATTATGATTCTAAAATCAATCAGGTGCTTGAAAAAATAacctaataaatttaaaatttgataactagATGACTGCAAAAGAATTTTTGACCTTTTCATAGTTTTTACTTAATAACtgtaaatgtttatatttttggatgagGGTAGTATATAAGTTTTTCTTACCTATGACAGCTTGGTATGGTACTCATATTAATTACTACTCCTGTCTTATCTGCCTAAAAATGGCCacaatgtgatatttttcttaCCCTCGCATAGATATTATGCTTAAAGCATAGTTTATATTATGCTTTGTGATGGCATGGAATATCCCTACGAATCTCACCCAGTCCTACCATATTACTACAGATATACTCTTGCTTGCACATGTACATGTTTTTTCCTACAGTTTTCAGAAAGTTTCGGTGGACTTTTTCTGCTTTGACTTCACATTTTTAATgtccatttttttcaataatgcACAATGTAGGCCGACctgttgcattttttttataccgTGTATTTTGTATTCGCATTATTAATTCAATAGTTCATCATAGTTTAACACTTGGCTAATTGTCATATCAGCGAGCAATTCAGAGTGCCGTCTCGTTTGCctttcatattaatatattatatatcctGTCACCAGTTTGTCAGTGGATAAATGTGAGTTAATGTCCAAGCTGGAGTAGAGCGTATGTACGTACCTGCAGAAATAGGCCTTTTAATACATTATACTCAATCCGTGTTTTATACGATtacttttttacatatttcaccgtttatcttatttaaaaaatatctataattacaatttattttaatttcattgtaTTTACAGCTAAATGTATTTAAGTATaacgtaaattttttaaatatattatttattaaaataccgCCGGAGTATATAGATATggtgtatatgtgtgtgtatatatatttattatacgTACCCAAAACCGTGCTTGGCGTAGTAGGGGAGGTTGGAGAGGGAGGTCTCGTCGATGTCGAAGATCCAGACCTCCTTGCCGTTGCCGGCAAGCTGGAGGGTCTCGGCGTAGGCGATggcctcgtcgacgacgacggcggagtcGCGGCGGTAGTGGCCGCCGAGCAAGTAGTGGCCGACGTAGCCCTCGCACTTGGCCGGCACCGTCTTCCAGTTTATGACGTTGTGCGCCTCCACGCCCAGCCTCCAGCTGTCGCACGCCacgccggcgcgcgccgccaGCTGCCCGCCGGAGCCCAGCAGGGGCCGCAGCGCGTGGATcagcggcgccaccacctcggCCTCCAGCCTATCCGCCGTCGGCATCCGGATGCTGATCTCCCACGCGCTGCAGCTCGCcgacaggaggaggaggaggaggaagagtctcgccgtcgccattgcTGCTGTGAAGTGGCGAAGCGGGAGGAGGCCGTGGAGTttaatagaggagagagaggaagcggGCAGCCGCTGGGTGGTtggtggtggggcccacctgtcagcagGGTGGAACACGTGGGGTGAATCTTAATTATATTCAGTGTAAAGGCTGGGCAGGTTTACACTGGACTGGACGACAAGAATGTCATCGTTATGTGCATGCTGCGTGGTGGTGATGCTCCAATAATTCAGGCCTTTTTTAGCTATAACAGCGCGGTGGTGATGCTCCAATAATTGAGGGCTTTTTTAGCCAGTTATAGCTATAGTTCCCAAGTATATATCTGCTTAATTGCTACTGCctatgtttcatattgtaagactttttaggtttgtctaaatttattaattgataaatatatataatttatatatatgtctagattcattagtatccatatgaatttatataagggtagaaagtcttacattataaaacaaagcGAGTATCATATAATCCCTCTGGTCAAAAAATAACCCTTTAGGTTTAAATCTGTATATAAGTTGATATTCTTTTGGTACTGGTAgccattttgtttctttaataaatgatcCTGACATTGCAAACATACACATACGTATgattatttgtatatttattaataaatgaaccataataaaaataaataataataataatttgagGATTTTAATAAGACCAATATGTTAAAACcacatctaaaattttgactcaAGGGTATCTTCTTCCCCAATAAAGCAGCATCACATCCATCTTGTCTTTAACACCCTAAATTTGCTAGAGAAAAACTAATAAGATGAATACAATATCTCATCCTCTTACGAGATCTTGATGGTACCTATCCGGTATCAATGACAACAATAATGGCTAGTCTTAACTTATTTATATTCCTATAAGAATGCGCGTGAGGGTTTACGGCGAAGAAAATGCGTGTGCAGCAACAATAGAGATAAATGTAGGCCTCAAAGAAACTCAGTACAAATAGTTCCGAACATATTTCCCTAGATAACAAACTTACAAGAGATGCGTGAATCGGTGAATGAATGAATAACTGAAAATTCGTAGCAAGTTAGGGCTTTTGTTAGCAGAAGGTGGCTGCTGGGAGTTGATCGAAACTCGTGTCCAAACGTTTATCTTGGATGTGATATATAGTTTTAGCAAATACTTGATTAACGTAACAAAATAGTCTTTGGTACGTTGTATTAGAATCTAGACTAAAtagagtgattgtttggcttttaccTAAAAGCtaaatggcatatttataaaagaaagataatatataaataaaacttttatatacgtgtgttTTAAGACAAAAATGAACGCCAATTTTTCTCCGGCTACAACGGCGGGACACATGATTCCGGCCTGTAAAAATATGTTAGTTGTACTGGCTAGCTAATACTTACCGATCGGTTGCAAGCTGCATTGAGATATTTAATCTAGGAACATGTCTGATTGGCCGGTAGTGATTAGATTATGATAATCGAAGTGGACAAGAATTGTCATCACGTTCATTCGTGGCCTTGTTAAGCAAGCTACTGGTCTCCTAATTAAGTATCTATTCTCTGCAAAATACTCCCCCCGTCGATCTATGGCTTTTAGATATATACCCAAAAGTATTCCGTCGTCTTTAATAGACACCATTAAATTCTTAGCACATATTTAACGTTAGAAATAAACATGCCATGAAAAAGCGTCCCATGCGTGTGCGTCGCGCCGTGCGCGTGTGGGTGTGTGACGTGTGTTCCTGGCCGTGTGAGTCCATGGGTCGCGTCGCGTGTGTCGCGGCAGCGACACGTCGTAGCGTCCAGTTAGCTCGGCGGTTGCTTCAGCTAGGTCGGGTCCGTCCAATAGCGTTATCGTGTGAAGGAGCGAGAGGCTCTCGACCGGATGCTGCGGACCGTGGCACGAGAAGGCCGGACATGGTGATTAGCTCCTGGCAGTCCGTGGCCTATTTGTAGCCACAGTGCTCCGTTGTTATTCTGGGTTGAGTCCATTTCATCACTCCAAAAGGCCTGTTTGGAGAGTTTCTCCCAGCTGCAGCTTCTTCCAAAAACTGCTTCTGTCATAAGCTGTCTCAAATGGTCCACAGCTTctagaatctgtagttacagattctgcaaaatgaactaagaatccagaagctggaaaagctgggtttaggagcttttctagattccCAGAAGTTGGCTATCAAGCagttgcttctcagaatctaaagctccccaaatAGGCCCATACAGGCCATTCGAGCGGCCGGGGTGTTCGTCACCATTTATGTGTGTGTGCACTGTTCTTCTACCACATCCCTCCGGCGTGAGTGAAACAGAAAATCGAGTGTTCAATTCTAACATTTAATAATCTGTCATTAAAAAAGTCTATTCAAAATTAGGGGCGGACCTAGCCAAAAAATCAAGTGAAGGCACTTATTAGGATGGTCAGTATGCTGAAAACTTTTTTACactttttttacttaattacgcGTTAGTAatacataaagtattaaatttaagtgggGTCCTAGGACCTCACTCAGTATACTGTAGATCCGCTCATGTtgaaaatatgagaaaatgTTAGCTATAGTTGAAATAAGTTCAGTAATGAATCccatcacaacaaaataattaataatcatgtaTTTTTACGATTAAAAAATGATCAACCGAGTGTCTAAACAATCAACAAAGTCATCTATT
Encoded proteins:
- the LOC102718268 gene encoding stem 28 kDa glycoprotein-like, producing the protein MATARLFLLLLLLSASCSAWEISIRMPTADRLEAEVVAPLIHALRPLLGSGGQLAARAGVACDSWRLGVEAHNVINWKTVPAKCEGYVGHYLLGGHYRRDSAVVVDEAIAYAETLQLAGNGKEVWIFDIDETSLSNLPYYAKHGFGVTPYNDTSFREYVAEGSAPALPETRRLYRRLLEIGVKPVFLTGRTEDQRAVTVANLRKQGYSGWEKLLLKPAVHGAAGGLHAPAVAYKSGQRQKLKDSGFIIVGNIGDQWSDILGEPEGARTFKLPDPLYYIG